In a genomic window of Flavobacterium sp. KACC 22761:
- a CDS encoding GAF domain-containing protein: MTFQDLQPKISAIVADNNIVRDEKLLAICQLLNENVEYYNWVGFYFANHENKTLHLGPYVGAETDHTIIPFGKGICGQVAESNANFVVPDVKAQDNYIACSLTVKSEIVVPLFVNGVNIGQIDIDSHVIDPFTEADERFLEFVNEEVAKLF, translated from the coding sequence ATGACTTTTCAAGACTTACAACCAAAAATAAGCGCTATTGTAGCTGATAACAATATTGTTAGAGACGAAAAATTATTGGCAATCTGTCAATTACTAAATGAAAATGTAGAATACTACAATTGGGTTGGTTTTTATTTTGCGAACCACGAAAACAAAACACTTCATTTGGGCCCATACGTAGGTGCTGAAACAGACCATACTATTATTCCGTTTGGAAAAGGAATCTGCGGACAAGTTGCAGAAAGCAACGCCAATTTTGTAGTGCCAGATGTTAAAGCACAAGACAATTATATTGCCTGCAGCTTGACTGTAAAATCAGAAATCGTTGTTCCTTTATTTGTAAATGGCGTAAATATTGGCCAAATCGATATTGACAGCCACGTTATTGATCCTTTTACAGAAGCTGACGAAAGATTTTTAGAGTTTGTGAACGAGGAAGTTGCGAAATTATTCTAA
- the rpsO gene encoding 30S ribosomal protein S15: protein MYLTKEKKEEIFAQHGGATNTGSAEGQIALFTYRISHLTEHLKKNRHDYNTERSLVLLVGKRRALLDYLKKKDINRYREIIKVLNIRK, encoded by the coding sequence ATGTATTTAACTAAAGAAAAGAAAGAAGAGATTTTCGCACAACACGGTGGTGCAACAAACACTGGAAGCGCAGAAGGTCAAATTGCATTGTTCACTTACAGAATTTCTCACTTAACTGAACACTTGAAAAAAAATCGTCACGATTACAACACTGAGCGTTCTCTTGTACTATTAGTAGGTAAAAGAAGAGCTTTGTTGGACTACTTGAAAAAGAAAGATATCAACAGATATCGTGAGATTATTAAAGTATTGAATATCAGAAAATAA
- the xrtF gene encoding exosortase family protein XrtF, which translates to MKKYLVQFKPFLIFIGTFFSAYILLTIVYKIYLNSYGPIDLDGISRIVGKNVEQLMLFFNCDINIIKSISQPCLEVWYNNKFTIRIVEGCNAVSVIILFISFIIAFSGKLKTTLLYILFGTLFIYVLNIFRIMFLTILLFRYPEKEHFLHGVLFPLLIYGLVFLLWVIWVNKFSKYAK; encoded by the coding sequence TTGAAAAAATATTTAGTACAGTTTAAACCTTTCCTGATTTTTATAGGCACTTTTTTCTCTGCTTATATTTTGTTGACAATAGTTTATAAAATCTATTTAAACAGTTACGGACCAATTGATCTTGACGGAATTTCAAGGATTGTTGGAAAAAATGTCGAGCAATTAATGTTGTTTTTTAATTGCGATATTAATATTATAAAAAGCATTTCTCAGCCCTGTTTAGAAGTTTGGTACAATAATAAATTTACAATTCGAATTGTCGAAGGCTGTAATGCCGTGAGCGTGATTATTTTGTTTATTTCGTTTATAATTGCTTTTTCAGGAAAACTTAAAACGACTTTGTTGTATATTCTATTCGGAACACTTTTTATTTATGTTTTGAACATTTTCCGAATTATGTTTTTAACAATATTGCTTTTTAGATACCCAGAAAAGGAGCATTTTTTGCACGGTGTTTTATTTCCGCTACTTATTTACGGACTCGTTTTTCTTTTATGGGTTATTTGGGTCAATAAATTTTCGAAGTATGCTAAGTAG
- a CDS encoding HYC_CC_PP family protein — MNLKKCTGLFLAFLLLVSNIGFAFDVHYCGGEIASVSLNTSVKASPEKKCCGEKEKKSSCCKDKVVHIEKKSDNATFKIFFFQLDFPAVIHEYKTIAFLSIPNFKSNQITSYYSDANAPPFYKLYNQYIFYS; from the coding sequence ATGAATCTAAAAAAGTGCACAGGATTATTTTTGGCTTTCCTATTGTTGGTTTCCAACATTGGGTTCGCTTTTGATGTGCATTATTGCGGAGGCGAAATCGCTTCTGTATCTTTAAATACATCAGTAAAAGCTTCTCCAGAAAAAAAATGTTGTGGAGAGAAAGAAAAAAAATCTTCTTGTTGCAAAGACAAAGTAGTTCATATTGAGAAAAAATCTGACAATGCTACTTTTAAAATATTCTTTTTCCAGCTTGATTTTCCGGCTGTAATCCACGAATATAAAACCATTGCTTTTTTATCTATTCCAAATTTTAAAAGCAATCAAATAACTTCGTATTATTCTGATGCGAATGCACCTCCTTTCTACAAGTTATACAATCAATACATTTTTTATTCCTGA
- a CDS encoding TonB family protein yields MKKTFFVFLALVPAFFFAQNSTDKIVYFDSIGKDATKENHKFYRIIKDYYTEKDVYEIKDYYKSGVLKIEGNSKTKDGYSREGQYVYYYENGLKKRIENYIKSRLNGSFSEWYENGNPKLRGEYVESEKGFSSDLKIYDYWNSKNEHVVKNGNGFFEENWETFSAKGKLKNGFKDGEWKGTNKETHYQYTDIYNEGKFISGKSINSEGIERQYTVLESKPLPQKGITDFYKFVGANFTKTKEAVINKVSGRLVVQFVIDKNGKIIEPKILKSLGYGLDEEAVRVVTAYENWIPGQQRGVPVRVIYAIPITVTN; encoded by the coding sequence ATGAAAAAAACTTTTTTTGTTTTTTTAGCTTTAGTTCCTGCCTTCTTTTTTGCTCAAAATTCAACAGATAAAATTGTTTATTTTGATTCCATTGGAAAAGATGCAACAAAAGAAAATCACAAGTTTTATAGAATCATAAAAGATTATTACACTGAAAAAGATGTTTATGAAATTAAAGATTATTACAAGTCTGGCGTTCTAAAAATCGAAGGGAATTCTAAAACCAAAGATGGATATTCTAGAGAAGGCCAGTATGTTTACTACTATGAAAATGGTCTGAAAAAAAGAATCGAAAATTATATCAAATCAAGATTAAATGGTAGTTTTTCAGAATGGTATGAAAATGGAAACCCTAAATTAAGAGGAGAATACGTTGAATCTGAAAAAGGATTTAGTTCAGATTTAAAAATTTACGACTATTGGAATTCTAAAAATGAGCATGTTGTAAAAAACGGAAATGGCTTTTTTGAAGAAAATTGGGAAACCTTTTCGGCAAAAGGAAAATTAAAAAATGGATTTAAGGATGGAGAATGGAAAGGTACTAATAAAGAAACCCACTATCAATACACTGATATTTATAATGAAGGAAAATTCATTTCTGGAAAAAGCATAAATTCGGAAGGTATAGAAAGACAATACACTGTCTTAGAATCAAAGCCATTGCCTCAAAAAGGAATCACTGACTTTTACAAATTTGTTGGAGCTAATTTCACAAAAACAAAAGAAGCAGTAATCAACAAAGTATCAGGAAGACTTGTAGTTCAATTTGTTATTGACAAAAACGGCAAAATTATTGAACCCAAAATCCTAAAATCTTTAGGATATGGCCTTGATGAAGAAGCTGTAAGAGTAGTTACGGCTTACGAAAACTGGATTCCAGGACAACAAAGAGGTGTGCCGGTCAGAGTAATATATGCGATACCGATCACAGTAACAAATTAG
- a CDS encoding exosortase F system-associated membrane protein — protein sequence MLSSLLEHKFKIAISVLIVLCFGIIRAFENSLFYDPFLEYFEKDFKNLPYPEIESFKLFYGLFFRYFLNTILSLSLIYVLFRDVDIFKFSFFLYVFFGVILFVLFFVILNCFPNANWLLFYVRRFIIQPIFVLLFIPAIYYQQQNFKK from the coding sequence ATGCTAAGTAGTTTATTGGAACATAAATTTAAGATTGCAATTTCAGTTTTAATTGTGTTATGTTTTGGAATTATTCGCGCATTTGAAAACAGTCTGTTTTATGATCCTTTTTTGGAGTATTTTGAGAAAGATTTTAAAAATTTGCCTTATCCTGAAATAGAATCTTTTAAGTTATTCTATGGGCTTTTTTTTCGATATTTTTTGAACACAATCCTTTCTCTGTCTTTGATTTATGTGCTATTTAGAGATGTTGATATTTTTAAATTCAGTTTCTTTTTATATGTCTTTTTTGGAGTGATTCTTTTTGTGCTGTTTTTTGTGATTTTGAATTGTTTTCCAAATGCGAATTGGCTTCTTTTTTACGTTCGAAGATTTATAATTCAACCCATATTTGTTCTTTTGTTTATTCCAGCAATTTATTATCAGCAACAAAATTTTAAAAAATAA
- a CDS encoding TonB-dependent receptor domain-containing protein, with product MKKHFIFYLFFLLPLFLFSQEKNISVQYSNVTRKKAIEIVEKNTSFHFYFEDQWLADNELISGDFKNTSITIVLDAIFNNTTINYIIDGNNIILSNGLLISNTITEEYFKNADNKNVNKTPNSQIVPIYNKQYLNDSKKDSDSIISLGKQSLINASQTYTLSGYIKDRISGKPEYNITVKVKDKDISTTTDENGYYSFRVPAGINIIETQSIKHESKIKKIVLYSNGKVDFNLDENVNALKEVVIENKRTKNTTSAVAGLTSINIENIKNVPLILGERDIFKVATTLPGIKTAGEGSAGFNVRGGKDDQNLFLLDNASLYNPSHFLGFFSSVNPFTTKSADIYKGSIPAEFGGRLSSVFDIKSKNGNTEKVSGEAGIGPVMSNVTLEIPVVKGKSSLVFGGRASYSDWILKTIKDPELDNSQASFYDLLLKYNHKVTKKDDLETSLYYSHDKYSINSDSIYKYSNLLATVKWDHDFNAKNKSSLIVTNSQYKFNIDYDSQPEKSFDYGYKINETQFILKMKYALNEKHLFNYGISSKIYNVNPGFLEPTNGDSQIKDKTLEKEKAIESALFFTENYKVNDKLLINLGLRYSYYAALGPSTQNIYQDGLPKSERTVVDTKTYSNNESIKTYGGFEPRISARYFILPDLSVKASFDRTYQYMHLLSTNTTQSPMDVWKLSDLNTEPQSSNQFSLGLFKNIIEKSLELSLEGYYKRSKNILDYKVGAELFLNENIETELLQGEGKAYGVEFLIKKEKGNFNGWLSYTYSRALIKLDSKFDAEKINNGQYFPTNYDKPHDFSAILNYKFTKRYSLSTNFVYQTGRPVTFPIGSYDFAGENFTLYSNRNQYRIPDYYRLDIGLNFEGNHKIKKLAHSFWNLSVYNVLGRNNPYNVYFVTEDKKIKAYKTSIFSVPIPTITYNIKF from the coding sequence ATGAAAAAGCATTTTATCTTCTATTTATTTTTTTTACTGCCCCTCTTTCTTTTTTCGCAAGAAAAAAACATTTCTGTACAATATTCAAATGTAACTCGAAAAAAAGCTATTGAAATAGTTGAAAAAAACACTTCTTTTCATTTCTATTTTGAGGACCAATGGTTAGCTGATAATGAGCTTATTTCGGGAGACTTCAAGAACACATCTATTACAATAGTTTTAGATGCCATTTTTAACAATACAACCATCAATTACATTATTGACGGAAACAACATAATTCTAAGCAATGGCCTTTTAATCTCAAACACTATAACAGAAGAATATTTTAAAAATGCCGACAATAAAAACGTCAACAAAACTCCGAATTCACAAATTGTTCCAATTTACAATAAGCAATATTTGAATGATTCTAAGAAAGATTCAGATTCAATTATTTCCCTCGGAAAACAATCATTGATAAATGCTTCTCAGACTTATACCTTATCTGGTTACATCAAAGACAGAATTTCAGGAAAACCAGAATACAATATTACTGTTAAAGTAAAGGATAAAGATATAAGTACAACAACTGATGAAAATGGTTATTATAGTTTTAGAGTTCCGGCAGGCATTAACATAATTGAAACACAATCCATCAAACATGAGTCAAAGATCAAGAAGATTGTACTTTACAGTAATGGAAAAGTTGATTTTAATTTAGACGAAAATGTAAATGCGCTTAAAGAAGTTGTTATCGAAAATAAACGAACAAAAAACACAACCTCAGCAGTTGCCGGCCTCACAAGCATTAATATCGAAAACATCAAAAATGTGCCTCTAATTTTGGGCGAAAGAGATATTTTTAAAGTCGCTACAACGCTTCCCGGGATCAAAACAGCAGGAGAAGGTTCTGCTGGTTTTAATGTCCGTGGAGGGAAAGACGATCAAAACTTATTTTTACTGGACAATGCTTCTTTATACAATCCATCTCACTTTTTAGGTTTCTTTTCTTCTGTAAATCCGTTTACAACAAAATCAGCCGATATATACAAAGGAAGTATTCCAGCAGAGTTTGGAGGACGTCTTTCTTCGGTTTTTGACATTAAATCTAAAAATGGAAACACCGAAAAAGTTTCTGGCGAAGCAGGAATTGGACCAGTAATGAGCAATGTCACGCTTGAAATTCCCGTTGTAAAAGGAAAATCGAGCTTGGTATTTGGCGGTCGAGCAAGTTATTCTGATTGGATTCTAAAGACAATTAAAGATCCTGAATTAGACAATAGTCAAGCCTCTTTTTATGATTTGCTTTTAAAATACAACCATAAAGTCACAAAAAAAGATGATCTGGAAACCTCTCTATATTACAGTCATGACAAATACAGCATCAACTCAGACTCTATTTACAAATACAGCAATTTATTAGCAACCGTAAAATGGGATCATGATTTCAATGCAAAAAATAAATCTTCATTGATTGTCACTAATAGCCAATATAAATTCAACATTGATTATGATTCTCAGCCTGAAAAATCATTTGATTACGGCTATAAAATCAATGAAACTCAGTTTATTTTGAAAATGAAGTATGCGCTGAATGAAAAGCATTTATTTAATTATGGTATTAGCAGTAAAATTTACAATGTCAATCCCGGTTTTCTAGAACCAACAAACGGTGATTCTCAAATTAAAGACAAAACATTGGAGAAGGAAAAAGCCATAGAGTCAGCTTTGTTTTTTACTGAAAATTACAAGGTCAATGATAAACTTTTAATCAATTTAGGTTTGCGTTATTCTTATTATGCTGCACTCGGCCCTTCAACACAAAACATTTATCAAGATGGTCTTCCTAAATCTGAAAGAACTGTTGTTGACACTAAAACGTATTCAAATAATGAATCTATAAAAACGTACGGTGGTTTTGAACCTAGAATTTCGGCTCGCTATTTTATACTTCCCGATTTATCTGTAAAAGCAAGTTTTGACAGAACCTATCAATACATGCATTTACTGTCGACTAATACTACCCAATCTCCAATGGATGTTTGGAAGCTTTCGGACTTAAACACAGAACCACAATCTTCGAATCAATTCTCGTTAGGACTTTTCAAAAACATAATCGAAAAATCATTAGAACTGAGCCTCGAAGGTTATTATAAACGCTCAAAAAACATATTAGACTATAAAGTGGGTGCCGAATTGTTTTTGAACGAAAACATAGAAACTGAACTGCTTCAAGGAGAAGGAAAAGCTTACGGAGTGGAATTTTTAATCAAAAAAGAAAAAGGAAATTTTAATGGCTGGTTAAGCTATACTTATTCCCGAGCTTTAATAAAATTGGACAGCAAATTTGATGCTGAAAAAATAAATAACGGCCAATATTTCCCTACGAATTATGACAAACCACATGATTTTAGCGCTATTTTAAATTATAAATTCACCAAAAGATACAGTTTATCAACTAATTTTGTTTACCAAACCGGAAGACCCGTAACGTTTCCAATTGGCTCTTATGATTTTGCTGGAGAGAATTTTACGCTATACAGCAATCGCAATCAATATAGAATTCCAGATTATTATAGATTGGATATTGGTCTTAATTTTGAAGGAAATCACAAAATAAAAAAACTCGCACATAGTTTCTGGAATCTTTCTGTTTATAATGTTCTTGGAAGAAACAATCCTTATAATGTTTATTTTGTTACTGAAGATAAAAAAATCAAAGCATACAAAACATCTATTTTTTCAGTTCCGATTCCAACAATCACGTATAACATTAAATTTTAA
- a CDS encoding polyribonucleotide nucleotidyltransferase → MIPQVSQEIIDLGDGRSISIETGKLAKQADGSVVVRLGNCMLLATAVSARTSNPGVDFLPLTVDYREKFAAAGRFPGGFFKREARPSDSEVLTMRLVDRVLRPLFPDDYHAETQVMIQLMSHDENVMPDALAGLAASAALAVSDIPFYNLISEVRVARIDGKLVINPSREELEKSDIDMMIGASMDSVAMVEGEMKEISEAEMVEAIKFAHEAIKVQIVAQQKLRAKLSSQEYRTYEGEVEDEAVYAKVKAAAYDKCYAIAQEASGKSERGEKFAAVKEEAKALFTEEEYAENADLAGLVGKYFYKTNKEAVRNVILEKGIRLDGRKTTEIRPIWCETDYLPSVHGSSLFTRGETQALATVTLGTSREANQIDSPSEQGEEKFYLHYNFPPFSTGEAKPLRGTSRREVGHGNLAQRALKNMIPADCPYTIRVVSEVLESNGSSSMATVCAGTMALMDAGVQMTKPVSGIAMGLITDGEKFAVLSDILGDEDHLGDMDFKVTGTADGITACQMDIKIEGLRYDIMEQALAQARDGRLHILGKLTETIATPRADVKAHAPKIITRTIPGNFIGALIGPGGKVIQELQKATGTTIVINEVDEQGVVEILGTDPEGIKTVLAKIDALTFKPQVGEAYEVKVIKMLDFGAVVEYTAAPGNEVLLHVSELAWERTENVADVVKMGDVFQVKYLGIDPKTKKEKVSKKALVPRPPREEKKE, encoded by the coding sequence ATGATTCCACAAGTTTCACAAGAAATTATCGATTTAGGAGATGGAAGAAGCATCTCAATCGAGACTGGTAAATTAGCTAAACAAGCCGATGGTTCAGTTGTTGTACGTTTAGGAAACTGTATGCTTTTAGCAACTGCAGTTTCTGCAAGAACATCTAACCCAGGTGTTGACTTTTTACCATTAACGGTAGATTACCGTGAAAAATTTGCTGCTGCAGGACGTTTCCCAGGAGGATTTTTCAAAAGAGAAGCTCGACCTAGCGACAGCGAAGTATTAACAATGAGATTAGTAGACCGTGTATTGCGTCCGCTTTTCCCAGACGATTACCACGCTGAAACTCAAGTTATGATTCAATTAATGTCTCATGACGAAAATGTTATGCCAGATGCATTAGCTGGACTAGCAGCATCTGCAGCATTAGCTGTTTCAGATATTCCATTTTACAACTTAATTTCTGAAGTACGTGTTGCACGTATCGACGGAAAATTAGTAATCAACCCAAGTAGAGAAGAATTAGAAAAATCTGATATCGATATGATGATTGGAGCTTCTATGGATTCTGTTGCCATGGTTGAAGGTGAGATGAAAGAAATTTCAGAAGCTGAAATGGTTGAAGCAATTAAATTTGCTCACGAAGCTATTAAAGTTCAAATTGTTGCTCAACAAAAATTAAGAGCAAAATTAAGCTCTCAAGAATACAGAACTTACGAAGGCGAAGTTGAAGACGAAGCTGTTTACGCTAAAGTAAAAGCTGCTGCTTACGACAAATGCTACGCAATTGCACAAGAAGCTTCTGGAAAATCAGAAAGAGGTGAAAAATTTGCTGCTGTAAAAGAAGAAGCAAAAGCTTTATTTACAGAAGAAGAATATGCTGAAAATGCAGATCTTGCAGGCTTAGTTGGAAAATACTTCTACAAAACAAACAAAGAAGCAGTTCGTAACGTTATTCTTGAAAAAGGAATTCGTTTAGATGGTAGAAAAACTACAGAAATCAGACCAATCTGGTGTGAAACTGATTACTTGCCATCTGTTCACGGATCTTCTTTATTTACACGTGGAGAAACTCAAGCTTTGGCTACAGTAACTTTAGGAACTTCTAGAGAAGCTAACCAAATCGATTCTCCATCAGAGCAAGGTGAAGAGAAATTCTACTTACACTATAACTTCCCTCCTTTCTCTACTGGTGAAGCAAAACCATTAAGAGGGACTTCAAGAAGAGAAGTTGGTCACGGTAACTTAGCTCAAAGAGCGTTAAAAAATATGATTCCTGCAGATTGTCCTTATACAATTCGTGTTGTTTCTGAGGTTTTAGAATCTAACGGTTCTTCTTCTATGGCAACGGTTTGTGCTGGAACAATGGCTCTTATGGATGCCGGAGTTCAAATGACAAAACCAGTTTCTGGTATTGCTATGGGATTAATTACTGACGGTGAGAAATTTGCTGTATTGTCTGATATCTTAGGAGATGAAGATCACTTAGGAGATATGGATTTTAAAGTAACTGGAACTGCTGACGGTATTACAGCTTGCCAAATGGATATCAAAATCGAAGGATTGCGTTATGATATTATGGAGCAAGCTCTAGCTCAAGCTCGTGACGGGCGTTTGCATATTTTAGGAAAATTGACTGAAACTATCGCAACTCCAAGAGCAGATGTTAAAGCTCATGCACCAAAAATCATTACCAGAACTATTCCTGGAAACTTTATTGGAGCATTGATTGGACCTGGTGGAAAAGTAATTCAAGAATTACAAAAAGCTACTGGAACTACTATCGTTATCAATGAAGTTGACGAACAAGGTGTTGTTGAAATCTTAGGAACTGATCCAGAAGGCATCAAAACTGTATTAGCTAAAATTGATGCGTTGACTTTCAAACCACAAGTTGGAGAAGCTTACGAAGTTAAAGTAATCAAAATGCTAGATTTCGGAGCTGTAGTTGAATATACTGCTGCACCAGGAAACGAAGTATTGCTTCACGTATCAGAACTAGCTTGGGAGCGCACAGAAAATGTTGCTGACGTAGTTAAAATGGGAGATGTTTTCCAAGTTAAATACCTAGGAATCGATCCTAAAACTAAAAAAGAAAAAGTGTCTAAAAAAGCACTTGTTCCAAGACCTCCACGTGAGGAGAAAAAAGAGTAA
- a CDS encoding DUF4249 domain-containing protein, which translates to MALILFATVILSSCTEQYIYQNQDFEDAMTVEATLTNELKYQEIKIGRTRVLNDTVKIPESGAEVTVVDSDKNVFRFEEKDGKYISKNEFKAEPNKTYQLKITTKSGKTYVSSPEVLTTLNTIDLETAIAEKDGARGIQVNVKSFDPTNTSKYYRYEYEETYKIITPHPIETRINLVKQNGYYSYVKVPAPPNIQTCYTTKHSTGIRQTNTTDLTEDRVKYPIRFIADTDYVLTNRYSIMVSQYTQSQAAYDYYYTSKKMVDSGELLSPNQPGFVVGNIKSTTNSNEKVVGYFEVASVAKKRIFFSFKDFFPSEKPTEYFTTCNARLYYFNEIEQNDYDIIKTHDFIGDGPGMIPSGFYMVEKACGDCTSFSSNVIPSFWEN; encoded by the coding sequence ATGGCATTAATCCTCTTTGCAACTGTAATTTTGTCCAGTTGCACGGAACAATACATCTATCAAAATCAAGATTTTGAAGATGCAATGACTGTTGAAGCGACATTAACTAACGAATTAAAATATCAGGAAATAAAAATTGGAAGAACAAGGGTTCTTAATGACACCGTAAAAATTCCCGAATCTGGAGCTGAGGTCACTGTTGTTGATAGTGATAAAAATGTATTCCGTTTTGAGGAAAAAGATGGCAAATATATTTCTAAAAACGAATTTAAAGCTGAACCAAACAAGACCTATCAATTAAAAATAACAACTAAATCTGGAAAGACATATGTTTCGTCACCAGAAGTTTTAACTACACTAAACACTATTGACCTAGAAACAGCAATTGCAGAAAAAGATGGCGCTAGAGGTATTCAGGTAAACGTTAAAAGTTTTGATCCAACAAATACATCTAAATATTATCGTTATGAATATGAAGAAACCTATAAAATAATAACGCCACATCCTATTGAAACACGTATTAATTTAGTAAAACAAAACGGCTATTACAGCTACGTAAAAGTTCCTGCGCCACCTAACATCCAGACTTGTTACACCACTAAACATTCCACAGGAATTAGACAAACCAATACAACAGATTTAACTGAAGATCGTGTAAAATACCCTATCCGTTTTATTGCCGACACAGATTACGTGCTAACAAATCGCTACAGCATTATGGTTTCTCAATATACACAAAGCCAAGCTGCTTACGATTATTATTACACATCTAAAAAAATGGTAGATTCAGGAGAATTATTATCTCCAAATCAGCCTGGATTTGTAGTTGGAAATATCAAATCAACAACAAATTCAAATGAAAAAGTTGTTGGCTATTTTGAAGTTGCTTCTGTTGCTAAAAAAAGAATCTTTTTTAGCTTCAAAGATTTTTTCCCTTCCGAAAAACCAACGGAATATTTTACAACTTGCAATGCCAGACTCTACTATTTTAATGAAATCGAACAAAATGATTATGACATAATTAAAACACATGATTTTATTGGTGATGGCCCAGGAATGATTCCTTCGGGATTCTACATGGTTGAAAAGGCATGCGGCGATTGTACATCATTTTCTTCTAACGTAATACCTTCATTTTGGGAAAATTAA